A region from the Cryptosporangium arvum DSM 44712 genome encodes:
- a CDS encoding alpha/beta fold hydrolase encodes MTVELTYQESGHGTPLVLLHAFPLSSAMWATQHWLLADTCRVITPDQRGWGDSPLGDEEPSMDVLVDDLALLLDDLELDRIVLGGASMGGYVAMHFLRRYPERVRGLVLANTKATADNDKAAANRIGIAHALEHTHSAEPLIENVFTNLLGETTRSAKPAVADAVKAAIRAAPPDAAAWAEYAMASRADSLDVLRSADVPALIISGEEDALITDRDVEAMASALSDAKVVEIPHAGHMTAIEDPTAFDGAIRTLLARV; translated from the coding sequence GTGACGGTCGAGCTGACCTACCAGGAGAGCGGACACGGCACACCGTTGGTGCTGTTGCACGCGTTCCCGCTCTCCTCGGCGATGTGGGCCACCCAGCACTGGCTGCTGGCCGACACGTGCCGGGTGATCACGCCGGATCAGCGCGGGTGGGGCGACTCGCCGCTCGGGGACGAGGAACCGTCGATGGATGTGCTCGTCGACGACCTCGCGCTGCTCCTCGACGACCTGGAACTCGACCGGATCGTGCTCGGCGGGGCGTCGATGGGTGGGTACGTCGCCATGCATTTCCTGCGCCGGTACCCGGAGCGGGTGCGCGGGCTGGTGCTCGCGAACACCAAAGCGACCGCCGACAACGACAAAGCCGCCGCGAACCGGATCGGCATCGCGCACGCGCTGGAGCACACGCACTCAGCCGAGCCGCTGATCGAGAACGTGTTCACGAACCTGCTCGGAGAGACCACCCGGTCGGCGAAACCCGCGGTGGCCGACGCGGTGAAAGCCGCGATCCGGGCCGCCCCGCCGGACGCCGCGGCCTGGGCCGAGTACGCGATGGCCTCCCGGGCCGACTCGCTCGACGTGCTGCGCTCGGCGGACGTGCCCGCGCTGATCATCTCGGGCGAGGAGGACGCGCTGATCACCGATCGGGACGTCGAGGCGATGGCGTCGGCATTGTCGGACGCGAAGGTGGTGGAGATTCCGCACGCCGGGCACATGACGGCGATCGAGGATCCAACGGCTTTCGACGGCGCGATCCGGACGCTTCTGGCCCGCGTCTGA
- a CDS encoding alpha/beta hydrolase: MARIVSNSVLPADRRDITLHTADGLTLVGELALPVSRPPVATLVCLHPLPTHGGMMDSHLFRKAAWRLPALADVAVLRFNTRGTASARGVSEGSFDNADGERFDVGAAIEYAEFEELPSPWLLGWSFGTDLTLMYGCDPGIVGAILLSPPLRFSRASDLETWSSSGKPVTALVPEFDDFLRPAEAVSRFAPLKQAEIVPVAGAKHLWVGYAERVLDEIVARVVSPDAVPLPREYDGPIETGDASQYADQTVAAFADVPRPSPQAE; encoded by the coding sequence GTGGCTCGCATCGTTTCGAACTCCGTTCTGCCGGCCGACCGCCGGGACATCACGCTGCACACCGCGGACGGCCTGACGCTCGTCGGGGAGCTGGCGCTGCCGGTTTCGCGGCCGCCGGTCGCCACGCTGGTGTGCCTGCACCCGCTGCCGACGCACGGCGGCATGATGGACAGCCACCTCTTCCGCAAAGCCGCTTGGCGCCTGCCCGCGCTGGCCGACGTCGCCGTGTTGCGCTTCAACACGCGGGGGACGGCGTCGGCGCGGGGTGTCTCCGAGGGTTCCTTCGACAACGCGGACGGCGAGCGGTTCGACGTGGGCGCCGCGATCGAGTACGCGGAGTTCGAGGAACTGCCGTCGCCGTGGCTGCTGGGCTGGTCGTTCGGCACCGACCTGACGCTGATGTACGGGTGCGATCCCGGGATCGTCGGCGCCATCCTGCTCTCGCCGCCGCTGCGGTTCTCCCGCGCTTCGGACCTGGAGACCTGGTCTTCCTCCGGAAAGCCGGTGACGGCGCTGGTCCCGGAGTTCGACGACTTCCTCCGGCCCGCCGAGGCGGTTTCGCGGTTCGCGCCGCTGAAGCAGGCGGAAATAGTCCCCGTGGCCGGTGCGAAACACCTCTGGGTGGGTTATGCCGAACGCGTGCTGGACGAGATCGTCGCGCGGGTCGTGTCGCCCGACGCGGTCCCGCTCCCACGTGAATACGACGGCCCGATAGAGACTGGGGACGCGAGCCAGTACGCCGACCAGACCGTGGCGGCGTTCGCGGACGTGCCTCGTCCATCGCCGCAGGCCGAATAA
- a CDS encoding 3-hydroxyacyl-CoA dehydrogenase family protein has product MSRNFARIGIVGLGTLGAGLAEAFARAGVEVVGVDPDEAARARVGVPVSAGLDALADVDLVIEAVPERSDLKQQVFASLGTVVRPDTVLATAASALSVTELAVAASHPHRVVGLHFIGDALVEVVRTVFTDPDVVDDAVALLSERLGRNPLVVGDRPGRITSSLLFAYLNQAVSFVESGYATRDDVDAAMRFGCGLPSGPLTVVDRIGLDTTFDVLTVLHAQSGDRRHAPAPLLKQMIAGGLRGVKSGRGFYTYVDGEPVADAGSDAVPATRRTVRKVGVIGSGTMATGIVEVFAKAGYDVVFVTRSPEKSAGVLAALTKSLDRAVSKGKLTASDRDAVLSRVTGSATHDDVSDVDLVVEAVVEDLAVKRGLFATLDAVCKPGAVLATTTSSLPVIECATATKRPHDVVGLHFFNPAPVMKLVEIVSTVSTAPDVVATAHAVTTSLGKHPVDCRDRAGFIVNALLFPYLNDAVAMLDAHYADADEIDTAVTLGFGYPMGPFALLDVVGLDVSLAIQKELHAEFHEPGFEPVPLLSHLVAAGYLGRKTSRGFRDYARK; this is encoded by the coding sequence GTGTCCAGGAACTTCGCGCGCATCGGAATCGTCGGACTGGGAACGTTGGGAGCCGGACTCGCGGAGGCATTCGCCCGCGCCGGCGTCGAGGTGGTCGGGGTCGACCCGGACGAGGCGGCCCGGGCCCGGGTGGGCGTGCCGGTGTCGGCCGGCCTCGACGCCCTGGCCGACGTCGACCTGGTGATCGAGGCGGTTCCGGAGCGGTCCGACCTCAAGCAGCAGGTGTTCGCGTCGCTCGGGACGGTGGTGCGGCCCGACACCGTGCTGGCCACCGCGGCCTCGGCGCTGTCGGTGACCGAGCTGGCGGTCGCGGCCTCGCATCCGCACCGGGTGGTGGGCCTGCACTTCATCGGCGACGCGCTGGTCGAGGTCGTGCGGACGGTGTTCACCGATCCCGACGTCGTCGACGACGCGGTGGCGTTGCTGAGCGAGCGCCTGGGCCGCAACCCGCTCGTCGTCGGGGACCGGCCGGGCCGGATCACGTCCTCGCTGCTGTTCGCGTACCTCAACCAGGCGGTGTCGTTCGTCGAGTCCGGGTACGCCACCCGCGACGACGTCGACGCCGCGATGCGGTTCGGCTGCGGGCTGCCGTCCGGGCCGCTCACGGTCGTCGACCGGATCGGGCTGGACACCACGTTCGACGTGCTCACCGTGCTGCACGCGCAGAGCGGCGACCGGCGGCACGCGCCGGCACCGCTGCTCAAGCAGATGATCGCGGGCGGGTTACGGGGCGTGAAGAGCGGCCGGGGGTTCTACACCTACGTCGACGGGGAACCGGTCGCCGACGCCGGCTCCGACGCGGTGCCCGCGACCCGGCGGACCGTGCGGAAAGTCGGTGTCATCGGCTCCGGGACGATGGCCACCGGGATCGTCGAGGTGTTCGCGAAAGCCGGGTACGACGTCGTCTTCGTGACCCGATCCCCGGAGAAGAGCGCCGGGGTACTCGCCGCGCTGACGAAGTCGTTGGACCGGGCCGTGTCCAAGGGGAAGCTCACCGCGTCCGATCGTGACGCGGTGCTCAGCCGCGTGACCGGCAGCGCCACTCACGACGACGTGAGCGACGTCGACCTGGTGGTCGAAGCAGTTGTCGAGGACCTGGCGGTCAAGCGTGGGCTGTTCGCGACGCTCGACGCGGTCTGCAAGCCCGGCGCGGTGCTCGCCACGACGACGTCGAGCCTGCCGGTGATCGAGTGCGCGACCGCGACGAAGCGCCCGCACGACGTCGTCGGCCTGCACTTCTTCAACCCGGCGCCGGTGATGAAGCTGGTCGAGATCGTGTCGACGGTCTCCACCGCGCCCGACGTGGTGGCGACCGCCCACGCGGTGACGACGTCGCTGGGCAAGCACCCGGTGGACTGCCGAGACCGGGCCGGGTTCATCGTCAACGCGCTGCTGTTCCCGTACCTGAACGACGCGGTCGCGATGCTCGACGCGCACTACGCGGACGCCGACGAGATCGACACCGCGGTGACGCTCGGCTTCGGGTACCCGATGGGGCCGTTCGCGCTGCTCGACGTCGTGGGTCTGGACGTGTCGCTGGCGATCCAGAAGGAGCTGCACGCGGAGTTCCACGAGCCCGGGTTCGAGCCGGTGCCGCTGTTGTCGCACCTGGTGGCCGCCGGCTACCTGGGCCGCAAGACGTCCCGGGGCTTCCGCGACTACGCGCGCAAGTAG
- a CDS encoding aldehyde dehydrogenase family protein: protein MTVTERPGTPTFTDGFLVSSSPATGAEVGRVAVTDPGDVRAAVQTARAASTWWAGLGFGGRRARLLAWRALIVQRLDEITDLMHRENGKPTDDAMLELLITVHHLDWAAKKAAKVLGPRRVPSGMLSSNIAASLEYQPLGVVGVIGPWNYPVFTPMGSIAYALAAGNAVVFKPSEYTPLVGKWLIDTFAEVVPEYPVFTGIYGGGETGAALTAAGVDKIAFTGSTATGKKIMAAAANTLTPVLIECGGKDPLLVDSDADLDAAAEAAVWSGMSNGGQTCIGTERVYVHEAVYEPFLAKLTAKAKAVTPGEEADAAYGPATMPSQLDVIRRHVDDALARGGTAVVGGAESVSGPFVGPVVLTDVPEDSAAVQEETFGPTLTVSKVRDMDEAVERANATSYGLGASVFSKRRGIELARRIRSGMTAVNSVLSFAGVAALPFGGVGDSGFGRIHGEDGLREFTRPKSIARQRYPLPMSIYSFGRTDKTNALLIKSMRMLYGRGAPKR, encoded by the coding sequence ATGACCGTGACCGAGCGTCCCGGCACCCCCACGTTCACCGACGGCTTCCTCGTGTCGTCGAGCCCCGCCACCGGAGCCGAGGTGGGACGCGTCGCGGTGACCGACCCGGGCGACGTCCGCGCCGCCGTCCAGACCGCCCGCGCGGCGTCCACCTGGTGGGCCGGTCTCGGGTTCGGCGGACGTCGCGCCCGGCTGCTGGCCTGGCGGGCGCTGATCGTCCAGCGCCTCGACGAGATCACCGATCTCATGCACCGCGAGAACGGCAAGCCCACCGACGACGCGATGCTCGAGCTGTTGATCACCGTCCACCACCTGGACTGGGCCGCGAAGAAGGCGGCGAAGGTGCTCGGCCCGCGCCGGGTGCCGTCCGGGATGCTCTCGTCGAACATCGCGGCGTCGCTGGAGTACCAGCCGCTCGGTGTCGTCGGCGTTATCGGGCCGTGGAACTATCCGGTCTTCACGCCGATGGGTTCGATCGCGTACGCGCTGGCCGCGGGCAACGCCGTGGTGTTCAAGCCGAGCGAGTACACCCCTCTGGTCGGCAAGTGGCTGATCGACACGTTCGCCGAGGTCGTGCCCGAGTACCCGGTGTTCACCGGCATCTACGGCGGCGGTGAGACCGGGGCGGCGCTCACCGCGGCCGGCGTCGACAAGATCGCGTTCACCGGCTCCACCGCGACCGGCAAGAAGATCATGGCGGCCGCCGCGAACACGCTGACGCCGGTACTCATCGAGTGCGGCGGCAAGGACCCGCTGCTCGTCGACTCCGACGCCGACCTGGACGCGGCGGCCGAGGCGGCGGTCTGGTCGGGGATGTCCAACGGTGGGCAGACCTGCATCGGCACCGAGCGGGTGTACGTGCACGAGGCCGTGTACGAACCGTTCCTGGCCAAGCTCACGGCCAAGGCGAAGGCCGTCACGCCCGGCGAGGAGGCCGACGCCGCGTACGGCCCGGCGACCATGCCCTCCCAGCTCGACGTCATCCGCCGCCACGTCGACGACGCGCTGGCCCGCGGCGGCACCGCGGTGGTCGGGGGCGCGGAGTCGGTGAGCGGGCCGTTCGTCGGCCCGGTCGTGCTCACCGACGTGCCGGAGGACTCCGCCGCGGTCCAGGAGGAGACGTTCGGCCCGACGCTCACCGTGAGCAAGGTGCGCGACATGGACGAGGCCGTCGAACGGGCGAACGCGACGTCCTACGGGCTCGGGGCCTCGGTGTTCTCCAAGCGCCGCGGCATCGAGCTCGCCCGCCGGATCCGGTCGGGCATGACCGCGGTGAACTCGGTGCTGTCGTTCGCCGGCGTGGCCGCGCTGCCGTTCGGTGGCGTCGGCGACTCCGGGTTCGGCCGCATCCACGGCGAGGACGGGCTGCGCGAGTTCACCCGCCCGAAGTCGATCGCGCGCCAGCGCTACCCGCTGCCGATGTCCATCTACAGTTTCGGCCGCACCGACAAGACGAACGCGCTGCTGATCAAGAGCATGCGCATGCTCTACGGCCGGGGCGCGCCTAAGCGGTGA
- a CDS encoding LLM class flavin-dependent oxidoreductase: MAPVSVLDFVGIPYGGTATEAIDASVQLARDVERLGYQRIWFSEHHNSPTLACTAPELLIARVGAATSTLRVGSGGIMLPNHAPLKVAETFRTLEAMFPGRVDLGLGRAPGTDGLTALALRGSEEKVMGNDFPQLMGELLAFLTDGFPDDHPFRRVQATPVVPGQPELWVLGSSDYGSRFAAVNGLAASFAHQINPELAGPVLRAYRRDFRPSSFLDAPRSSVSTIAFASEDAREVEEFAAYWTLNMAKLRSGRPGPISPDELREFAASSSYPAAREGMADRLNVGTPDLVADHLRALIEETEADELIVATPAPSFEARTRSYELLAKALDLTA; the protein is encoded by the coding sequence ATGGCGCCTGTCTCAGTACTCGACTTCGTCGGAATCCCCTACGGCGGTACCGCCACCGAAGCGATCGACGCGAGCGTGCAGCTGGCCCGCGACGTCGAGCGGCTCGGCTACCAGCGGATCTGGTTCTCCGAGCACCACAACTCGCCGACGCTGGCGTGCACCGCGCCGGAGTTGCTGATCGCACGGGTGGGGGCGGCGACGAGCACGTTGCGGGTCGGGTCGGGCGGCATCATGCTGCCCAACCACGCGCCGCTGAAGGTCGCGGAGACGTTCCGGACGCTCGAGGCGATGTTCCCGGGCCGCGTCGACCTGGGGCTGGGTCGTGCGCCGGGCACGGACGGGCTCACCGCGCTCGCGCTGCGCGGCTCCGAGGAGAAGGTGATGGGGAACGACTTCCCGCAGCTCATGGGCGAGCTGCTGGCGTTCCTCACCGACGGGTTCCCGGACGACCACCCGTTCCGGCGGGTGCAGGCGACGCCGGTCGTGCCGGGGCAGCCGGAGCTGTGGGTGCTCGGCTCCAGCGACTACGGGTCGCGGTTCGCGGCCGTGAACGGGCTGGCGGCGAGCTTCGCGCACCAGATCAACCCGGAGCTGGCCGGTCCGGTGCTGCGGGCCTACCGGCGTGACTTCCGGCCCTCGTCGTTCCTGGACGCCCCGCGCAGCAGCGTGTCGACGATCGCGTTCGCGTCCGAGGACGCGCGCGAGGTCGAGGAGTTCGCGGCGTACTGGACGCTGAACATGGCGAAGCTGCGGTCAGGGCGGCCCGGGCCGATCTCGCCCGACGAGCTGCGTGAGTTCGCGGCCTCGTCGTCCTATCCGGCGGCGCGGGAGGGCATGGCCGACCGCCTGAACGTCGGCACGCCCGACCTGGTCGCGGACCACCTGCGCGCGCTGATCGAGGAGACCGAGGCCGACGAGCTGATCGTCGCGACCCCGGCTCCGTCCTTCGAGGCCCGCACCCGCTCCTACGAACTCCTGGCGAAGGCGCTCGACCTCACCGCTTAG
- a CDS encoding S9 family peptidase — MTTPPVAKRIPFTRSFHGDDVVDDYAWLADRENPDTIPYLTAENEYTEQATAHLAGLRETLFDEIKRRTQETDLSVPSRKGGWWHYSRTEEGKQYGIHCRLRAEPGRSAPPETVEGTPLPGEEVVLDENALAGDEAFLALGAYDISPDDRLLAYSTDFAGDERFTLRIRDLETGKDLADEVPNTSYGTAWSADATELFYLTVDDAWRPHRVWRHTVGTPAENDTMVFEEPDERFWVGVGLARSEAYVIIQASSKTTSEVRVLDATAPNAEPRLIAARRDGVEYSVDHQAAGPNRPERFLVLHNDGAENFTLATAPIDAPADWAPLIPHDPAVRLADVDAFAGHVVVHLRKDGLTGLRVLTEGEPDRDLTFPEAVYTVEPASNPDYETTLFRLHYTSLVTPDSVYDCDLATGELTLRKQQPVLGGYDPEDYEQFREWATAPDGTKVPISIVARKDTPRDGSAPCLLYGYGAYEISIDPWFSVARLSLLDRGFVFAVAHVRGGGELGRRWYDDGKLLRKQNTFTDFIAAAQRVVEAGWTSTERLVARGGSAGGLLMGAIANMAPEAFRAIVADVPFVDALTSILDPSLPLTVTEWEEWGDPLHDPEAYAYIRSYAPYDNVEARPYPALLVLAGLNDTRVLYHEPAKWVAKLRAVGANDVLLRTEMGAGHSGPSGRYDAWREAAFATAFIIDVAGAAQA, encoded by the coding sequence ATGACTACTCCTCCGGTCGCCAAGCGGATCCCGTTCACCCGGAGCTTCCACGGCGACGACGTCGTGGACGACTACGCCTGGCTCGCCGACCGGGAGAACCCGGACACGATCCCGTACCTCACGGCGGAGAACGAGTACACCGAGCAGGCGACGGCCCACCTCGCCGGGCTGCGCGAGACGCTCTTCGACGAGATCAAGCGCCGCACGCAGGAGACGGATCTGTCGGTGCCCAGCCGCAAGGGCGGCTGGTGGCACTACAGCCGCACCGAGGAGGGCAAGCAGTACGGCATCCACTGCCGCCTGCGTGCCGAGCCCGGCCGTTCGGCTCCTCCGGAGACCGTCGAGGGCACCCCGCTGCCCGGCGAGGAGGTCGTGCTCGACGAGAACGCGCTCGCCGGTGACGAGGCGTTCCTCGCGCTGGGCGCGTACGACATCAGCCCCGACGACCGGCTGCTCGCCTACTCCACCGACTTCGCCGGCGACGAGCGCTTCACGCTGCGCATCCGCGATCTGGAGACCGGCAAGGACCTGGCCGACGAGGTGCCGAACACCTCGTACGGCACCGCCTGGTCGGCCGACGCGACCGAGCTGTTCTACCTCACCGTCGACGACGCGTGGCGTCCGCACCGGGTCTGGCGGCACACCGTCGGCACGCCGGCCGAGAACGACACGATGGTGTTCGAGGAGCCCGACGAGCGGTTCTGGGTGGGCGTCGGGCTGGCCCGCAGCGAGGCCTACGTCATCATCCAGGCCAGCAGCAAGACCACGAGCGAGGTGCGCGTCCTCGACGCCACCGCACCCAACGCGGAGCCCCGCCTCATCGCCGCTCGCCGCGACGGGGTCGAGTACTCGGTCGACCACCAGGCCGCCGGGCCGAACCGCCCCGAGCGCTTCCTGGTCCTGCACAACGACGGTGCCGAGAACTTCACGCTCGCGACCGCCCCGATCGACGCTCCGGCCGACTGGGCGCCGCTGATCCCGCACGACCCCGCCGTGCGCCTGGCCGACGTCGACGCGTTCGCCGGCCACGTCGTCGTGCACCTGCGCAAGGACGGCCTCACCGGGCTACGCGTGCTCACCGAGGGCGAGCCCGACCGCGATCTGACGTTCCCGGAAGCCGTCTACACCGTCGAACCGGCCAGCAACCCCGACTACGAGACGACGCTGTTCCGCCTGCACTACACGTCGCTGGTCACGCCCGACTCGGTCTACGACTGCGATCTGGCCACCGGCGAGCTCACCCTGCGCAAGCAGCAGCCGGTGCTCGGCGGGTACGACCCCGAGGACTACGAGCAGTTCCGCGAGTGGGCGACGGCGCCCGACGGAACGAAGGTGCCGATCTCCATCGTCGCCCGGAAAGACACGCCGCGCGACGGGTCGGCGCCCTGCCTGCTCTACGGCTACGGGGCGTACGAGATCAGCATCGACCCCTGGTTCTCGGTCGCGCGGCTCTCGCTGCTGGATCGTGGCTTCGTGTTCGCGGTCGCGCACGTCCGCGGCGGCGGCGAACTCGGCCGGCGCTGGTACGACGACGGCAAGCTGCTGCGCAAGCAGAACACGTTCACCGACTTCATCGCGGCCGCACAGCGGGTCGTCGAGGCCGGGTGGACGTCCACCGAGCGCCTGGTCGCGCGGGGTGGCAGCGCCGGTGGGCTCCTGATGGGCGCGATCGCGAACATGGCACCGGAGGCGTTCCGCGCGATCGTGGCCGACGTGCCGTTCGTCGACGCGTTGACCTCGATCCTCGACCCGTCGTTGCCGCTCACCGTCACCGAGTGGGAGGAGTGGGGCGACCCGCTGCACGACCCGGAGGCCTACGCGTACATCCGCTCGTACGCCCCCTACGACAACGTCGAAGCGCGGCCCTACCCGGCGCTGCTCGTGCTGGCCGGGCTGAACGACACCCGGGTGCTCTACCACGAGCCGGCCAAGTGGGTCGCCAAGCTCCGTGCGGTCGGCGCGAACGACGTGCTGCTGCGCACCGAGATGGGGGCCGGCCACTCGGGGCCGAGCGGCCGGTACGACGCCTGGCGCGAGGCCGCGTTCGCCACCGCGTTCATCATCGACGTCGCCGGAGCCGCCCAGGCGTGA
- a CDS encoding methyl-accepting chemotaxis protein yields MSAVSRLNQGFQNLRMAVKLSVLIVVGVACALAVGAIGLRSQAQLSDQSERIRSLEVAKAALNHVDTRNAELKVDGYRSLIETDDLASVQKDTTDDAASIEEAVAAVNDAGLPADLQAQFDAIGPDLETFTTTVKTLVTTAGTNYAAARANEGQIAETNHAVDDKLEVLHEAVDKAIVQERADMDAASSSATRAVLLTVLVALVLLLLFAVPIVRGITRPVARMRAVLDGLASGDLTRSAGITSRDEVGQMAVSLDAATASIREVLEAVGDNATALTRSSQQLSEASASIADAADDTSAQTTVASSAADEVARNVNSVAAGAEEMGAAISEIARNTTEAVGVVATAVNEARQATTTVERLGTSSAEIGEVLGLISSIAEQTNLLALNATIEAARAGESGKGFAVVANEVKELAQETAKATEDIGTRVAAIQADTRSAVEAISRVAEVIERINEYQETIASAVEEQSATTQEMTRSVSEAAGGADVIATNIGSMATATAATTQGVERAREAASDLAAMSEQLRSMVGRFRTRS; encoded by the coding sequence GTGTCTGCGGTGTCCCGGCTGAACCAGGGGTTCCAGAACCTCCGGATGGCAGTGAAGCTGAGTGTGCTCATCGTCGTCGGCGTCGCCTGCGCACTGGCCGTCGGCGCGATCGGGCTACGCTCCCAGGCTCAGCTCTCCGACCAGTCGGAGCGGATCCGCTCGCTGGAAGTGGCCAAGGCCGCGCTCAACCACGTCGACACCCGCAACGCCGAACTGAAGGTCGACGGTTACCGCTCGCTGATCGAGACCGACGACCTGGCGTCGGTGCAGAAGGACACCACTGACGACGCCGCCTCGATCGAGGAGGCGGTCGCCGCCGTCAACGACGCCGGGCTGCCCGCGGACCTGCAGGCCCAGTTCGACGCGATCGGCCCCGACCTGGAGACGTTCACGACCACGGTGAAGACGCTCGTCACGACGGCGGGCACGAACTACGCCGCGGCCCGCGCGAACGAGGGGCAGATCGCCGAGACCAACCACGCCGTCGACGACAAGCTCGAGGTGCTGCACGAGGCCGTCGACAAGGCGATCGTGCAGGAGCGGGCCGACATGGACGCCGCGTCCAGCTCCGCCACCCGCGCGGTGCTGCTCACCGTCCTGGTGGCCCTGGTGCTCCTGCTGCTGTTCGCGGTCCCGATCGTGCGTGGCATCACCCGGCCGGTCGCCCGGATGCGCGCGGTACTCGACGGGCTGGCCAGCGGTGACCTCACCCGCTCGGCCGGCATCACGAGCCGCGACGAGGTCGGGCAGATGGCGGTGTCGCTCGACGCGGCGACCGCGAGCATCCGCGAGGTGCTGGAGGCCGTCGGCGACAACGCGACCGCGCTCACCCGCTCGTCCCAGCAGCTGTCCGAGGCCAGCGCCAGCATCGCCGACGCCGCCGACGACACCAGCGCGCAGACGACGGTGGCCTCGTCGGCCGCCGACGAGGTCGCCCGCAACGTCAACTCGGTGGCCGCCGGCGCGGAGGAGATGGGCGCCGCGATCTCCGAGATCGCCCGCAACACGACCGAGGCCGTCGGCGTGGTCGCCACCGCGGTCAACGAGGCCCGGCAGGCCACCACCACGGTGGAGCGGCTCGGCACGTCGTCGGCGGAGATCGGCGAGGTGCTGGGGCTGATCAGCTCGATCGCCGAGCAGACCAACCTGCTCGCGCTGAACGCGACGATCGAAGCGGCCAGGGCCGGCGAGTCCGGCAAGGGGTTCGCGGTCGTCGCCAACGAGGTCAAGGAACTGGCGCAGGAGACCGCGAAGGCCACCGAGGACATCGGTACCCGGGTCGCGGCGATCCAGGCCGACACGCGCAGCGCGGTCGAGGCGATCAGCCGGGTGGCCGAGGTCATCGAGCGGATCAACGAGTACCAGGAGACGATCGCCAGCGCGGTCGAGGAGCAGAGCGCGACCACTCAGGAGATGACCCGCAGCGTCAGCGAGGCCGCCGGTGGAGCCGACGTGATCGCGACGAACATCGGCTCGATGGCCACCGCGACCGCGGCCACGACCCAGGGCGTGGAACGTGCCCGGGAGGCCGCTTCGGACCTGGCCGCGATGTCCGAGCAACTCCGGTCGATGGTAGGCCGCTTCCGTACTCGTTCCTAG
- a CDS encoding SGNH/GDSL hydrolase family protein, whose protein sequence is MTQPVGRLHTAISRRIPHLPDAAGPLSGSTSEGAGLSLLFVGDSSVAGVGAAHHEEALAGQFSTALAGHTGAPVAWRVLARSGDTVRGITELVTTQAETLDADLVVLSAGTNDALRLRRPSAWRADVTVLVEALRERLGRPVPVLLVGLPPVHRFGSLPRLVRWSIGGYAMLLDRQLARLGAEHPGLRHLLPGPLPTNTAQFFAVDRFHPSPAGYRAWARLLAASAAPHVTDLAPAPA, encoded by the coding sequence ATGACGCAACCGGTCGGACGCCTGCACACCGCGATCTCGCGACGGATCCCCCACCTGCCGGATGCGGCCGGACCACTCTCCGGGTCGACCTCGGAGGGCGCCGGGCTCTCCCTTCTGTTCGTCGGCGACTCGTCGGTCGCCGGGGTGGGCGCGGCGCACCACGAGGAGGCGCTCGCGGGGCAGTTCTCGACCGCGCTGGCCGGGCACACCGGGGCACCGGTGGCGTGGCGGGTGCTCGCGCGCAGCGGGGACACCGTGCGGGGCATCACCGAGCTCGTGACGACGCAGGCCGAGACGCTCGACGCCGACCTCGTCGTGCTCTCCGCCGGCACGAACGACGCGCTGCGGCTGCGACGCCCGTCGGCCTGGCGGGCCGACGTCACCGTGCTGGTCGAGGCGCTCCGGGAGCGGTTGGGGCGGCCGGTGCCGGTGCTGCTCGTGGGCCTACCGCCGGTGCACCGGTTCGGGTCGCTGCCGCGGCTGGTGCGCTGGTCGATCGGCGGGTACGCGATGCTGCTCGACCGCCAACTGGCCCGCCTTGGCGCCGAGCACCCCGGCCTGCGCCACCTGTTGCCCGGTCCGTTGCCCACGAACACGGCCCAGTTCTTCGCGGTCGACCGCTTCCACCCGTCGCCCGCCGGCTACCGGGCCTGGGCCCGTCTGCTGGCCGCCTCGGCTGCGCCGCACGTGACCGACCTGGCCCCGGCCCCGGCGTAG